Proteins encoded together in one Benincasa hispida cultivar B227 chromosome 1, ASM972705v1, whole genome shotgun sequence window:
- the LOC120076518 gene encoding uncharacterized protein LOC120076518, with protein MKRIKCEALEKSKYAFAVSWSEKRCVLEKTVKRGGGEAFTCQTSEIMEVKELRNRVETEECVQGCGLDRNTLGISSDSLLDARFTHTLCSSRCYDHCPNVVHLFFNLAAAEGLFLPKLCKAQGGNVKGEMSEIRSSGMVASGSIQSASFSIAPVVAQGPVQFSSLSFAPALTPIANDHLY; from the exons ATGAAGAGGATAAAATGTGAGGCTCTAGAGAAAAGCAAGTATGCATTTGCAGTGTCATGGTCAGAAAAAAGATGTGTGCTTGAAAAGACAGTGAAACGCGGCGGAGGAGAAGCATTCACATGTCAGACATCAGAGATTATGGAAGTGAAGGAATTAAGGAACAGAGTGGAAACAGAGGAGTGTGTCCAAGGTTGTGGCCTCGACAGAAACACTCTCGGCATCTCCTCTGACTCCCTTCTCGATGCTCGCTTCACTCACACTCTCTGTTCCTCTCGTTGCTATGACCATTGCCCTAATGTCGTCCACCTCTTCTTCAACCTCGCCGCTGCTGAAG GTTTGTTTCTTCCGAAGCTTTGTAAGGCTCAAGGAGGAAATGTGAAAGGAGAAATGTCGGAGATTAGAAGTTCTGGGATGGTTGCATCGGGATCGATTCAGTCGGCTTCTTTTTCGATTGCTCCTGTAGTCGCACAAGGGCCGGTTCAGTTTAGCTCTCTGTCATTTGCTCCGGCACTCACTCCCATTGCAAATGATCatctttactaa